Part of the Thiohalobacter sp. genome is shown below.
CAAGCAGCTGCGCGACCCCTTTCCGGTATTCCAGCTCGACGCCGTGGCCTATCCCGGCAACAGCGGTTCCCCCTTGTACGATCCGGAAACCGGCCGGGTGGTGGGTATTCTCAACATGGTCTTCGTCAAGGAATCCAAGGAAAACATCCTCAGCCGGCCCAGCGGCATCGCCTATGCCATCCCCATACGGCATGCGCGCAGGTTGCTGGAGGGACTGCGCTGATGTCAGGAATTTTTACATACCTTGTCCGTCGGCAGTGCGTGCCCTTGAACGCAGGTGGTGCAACATGCGGATAAAACTGATAGTTTTGTCAACAGGCACGGCTTGTGCATCCCGAATGGGGAAAAGGACTCAGCGAAGCGCGGCGACCGGAAGGTCGTTCGCGGCGTTGTAAAATTCACGAACACCGCAGAGATCGGGAAACGACATGACGGACAAGAAGACACCGGAGCACCCGACCCAGGACCAGGCCGCGAGCACCGAGCGTGGTGCCGGCGGGACGACCCGTCGCCGCCTGATCAAGACAGCGGTCGTTGCGGCCCCTGTCATGCTGACCGTCGCCAGCCGGCCGGCACTGGCGGGATCCAAGTGCACCCTGTCCGGCATGATGTCCGGCAACATGTCCGGCCCGGAGGAAATCTGCGAAGGGTGCACGCCCGGCTACTGGCGCCAGCAGCAGCATTTCGGAAGCTGGACCAGCCCCTACAGCCCGACCGATCCCAAGACCCTGTGGACGGACGTGTTCCCGGCCTTCCCGGGCATGCCCGCTGACCTCACCCTGATCGATGCCCTCTGCCTGAAAGGCGGCAACTACAATGCCCTGGCGCGCCATGCCACGGCCGCCTTGCTCAACGGGGCCTACAACCGCGCCAACCCCGGTGGCCTGAACTTCGGTTATACGGACCAGGATATCATCGATCTCTATACCGCCGACTACCTCACCGATGTCGAGGGCCTCAAGAACGCCTTCGCCCAGCTCAACGAGCGTTTCTGCCCGCTGGGTAACGATCCGGGCGATGGCGGCGGTACCGGCCCCGGCTGCACCAAGACCACGGGGAAACCGACATATTAGAAACAACCGCGTTCGCCGGGCATCAATCATTCCGCCCGGCGGCGGCGTGCCTGATGCCGACCTGGTACATGCTTCGGGGGCAAGCTGGTGACATCGCGGCCACATTCCGCACTCGATCGTTTCGACCGCTGGACCGCACGCGATCTGCCCCTGCATATCTACCGTCATGACGAGGAATGGGTCTGCTTCCAGGCCCGTTCCGGTGACACCCATCTGTTCGATCTGCTGCCCGGGACCCTGCTGGAGCTGCTGCGCGAGGGCGCTTTCAGCAGCGGTGAACTGGCCCGCGAACTCAGGGCGCGCTTCGATTTCGAGGAAGGTTTCGATCTCGCCGAATACATCGACGAGGTGCTGTGGAAGTTCGAGCAGCATGCACTGATCCGGCCGGTCACATGAAGGTTCGCGACCTGTCCCCGGACGGATTGCGTGATCGGCTGGCCCATGGCGCCCTGGTGCTGCCCATCGGCCCCTTCCGGATCGCCGTCACCACCAGGCTGCCCGATGTCGCGGAGGCTATCGGACGCCTGTATGCCGATTATCCGCTGCTGCCTTCCGGTGAATTCGTGGACTTCCCGGTGGCCGTTGCTGCACCTGGCGGCGTGCGTCGCTGGCTGCGGCCGCAGGTTCAGTTTCTGTTCGATGGTCTCGCACC
Proteins encoded:
- a CDS encoding HPr-rel-A system PqqD family peptide chaperone, with translation MTSRPHSALDRFDRWTARDLPLHIYRHDEEWVCFQARSGDTHLFDLLPGTLLELLREGAFSSGELARELRARFDFEEGFDLAEYIDEVLWKFEQHALIRPVT